TATGCAAGGTCACAACTCACTACCAAAACCGTCAATTATTATCTACATACAGTCAACATCAACGGCACAAAACGTCTTGTCTTGATCCCCAAGACTTAGTTTCtcaagcccaagcccaagcccaagcccaagtCCAAGCCCAAACTCTATCAATATTCAACTTTCAAACCTTTCTTTAAATTCAtgcatatatgaatcatataataggcataattaataataacaagTTAACAACTAATCACGTAAATAATGAACATagttgaagttgaagaagaaaGTGGAGAATATCAATATGTTAAGAAAGGTTTCTTAAAGGGTATGGGATTTATGATGCATGCTACAAATATTATAGCTATTCACAAAAACAATGTTTCATCTAATTTAACAAAGCAAGCTCGTTTGGATTCTTTTCACATTTTCTCAAAGGCGGTTTCAATTAAATGTGGAGGTGATGCTAATGTTAGATTTGCTTGGTATGGTGGCTCATTAGATGAACTAATAGATATTGTTTCTTTTGGATTCACCGGATGCAATATTCATGTTGATGAGGATAATGATGGTGAATCTCATGGTGTTGGAGTTTCATTATCATCTACTAATTTTTCCATTGATAGGTATGTAGTTTACATACATGGATTCATGATTTTTTATGGttaattatttcaaattattgttttggTGGCGGTTTAAACACAATTCTAAATGATTTTGTTATGATTTAAATCAATGGTGGGATCGTCAACACAATGTCTTGGTAGCTTTAGTTGTATACATGGATTTGTATcgaagtttatttattttgtgttctTTAGTATTTTGCCGATTTGTTTTATTACCATCTGAGTTGTTGATGGATTTGTCTCGATTTTTTAAATGGACTTTTGagtttcattgtttttcttgGATCTGAAGATATATTAttctttgattttgtttggctttttcaaaaaaagtttatttaagtAGTAGATTTAAGTAGTAGATTAAAATTTCAACTATTCGATTTTAATCAATTATCGAGATAATTATTTAAGTTAACTAATTTTAGGAAATTTGTTTTCTATATACAATTAACAATTTCCataaactagttttttttttttaatgatcaaatttatacaattagttttttttttttttagaaaactaaaatttgtttatttcatTGACAGTGCAATGTCTTCGGTGGAAGATGAGAATGGTTTGAGGCATGTGTTGCTATGCAGGGTGATACTAGGAAAGGTTGAAAATGTTCCTGCTGATTCAAAACAGAGCCAACCTAGCTGTGAAAATTATGACACAGGAGTTGATGATATTTCATCACCTACAAAACATATTATATGGACTGCTTTTATGAATTCATACATTCATCCAGATTATATCCTAAGTTTCAAGTATAATTATATCACTGGTAAGTTgggtgatttttttcatttctatctaccttaattatttcatttcaaaGTTTTTGGCTGCATTATTTTTTGCATCCTtattttttctgcataattattttactctccttattttgtattttgttttttaaaactCGGTATTCGGTCCAACGACAGACTTTAGGGATGCTAACCGTTTATTGATTTTGGAACAGATGCAGGTGTATTTGGGACAGTAAAACCTCGATCAGAATATGTGTTGTTTCCTAATCTAGTGGCAAAAGTGTCAAATCATTTGAAACCATCACAAATGTCTTTGTTACTCAAAAGCTACCGTATTTACCAAGTAAGTAAACCATAGTTTTATATAATTGCTTTGCTTTAAGGTTCTTATATATAAGCACTGCTTTGTTAATCATGTAAATTAATTTGCGGTAGTTACTACTGattaaaactaaatataatGTTGGGGCTGATCAGGAGCAAAAGATTACAAGAGAGTTATGGATAAAGAAAGTGAGGAAGATAGTAGGGGACAGATTGCTGCATTCAGTGATCTCTGGTGGCGACGTGCACCCTATcatctaatttcaatttttggaACTTTAATATAGTTGGACTTTGTATTAATCGGATTGCATATATAGTTATagaataaaaaatgtgaaatgtTTCATAGACACCCTACACCCAATAAAAATCACtactattttataaataaataataatttatttattatcttaAAACTGCTTTTTCATCACTCTGTATCTGGATATAAACACATATTGCATTTTTTcacttttattaagaaaaattggtaATGTAGTTAATGCGTAcctaaaatactttttgaataTATAAGGGTTAAATAATATTTACCTATGATGTTACCGAATTTTGTTTTACCCTGTATGATATATTTTTCTGATTATCCCATAGATTTCGTCCTTTTACCCCCCTTATGAAATATTTTGGCTTAAGATTCGTCCTAAATGATGACGTGACACACTCATTGCTTAGTTATGGGGCAAATCAAAATTTGGTAACATTACAGAAAAGACAAAATGACGAAATCTTAAGTCAATATATTCAACGGAGGGGCTAAAATGTATATACAGGGGGtaatggaaaaaaatattataggaaGATAAACCAAATTTCGCTAACACATTAAGGAGGTAAACACCGTTTAACCCAATATATAAATATCCACTCAAGAATTTCTCCTTTTGATATTACAAGACAAGCGATATTAATTTAGGgtttatttggaaaaaaatctaaaaattgaGGCCAAAAAAATTGGAGGCCCTAGGGCCTAGACTATGGGCCTGCTTGCCTCTGGGCCGGCCCTGCTAGTTCTATTCATCTTGTGCAAATATCtgatttattaataatatatttgctgttaaaaaaatgtcatttatatattagtttttatttgGTACATGAGCTAGCTAATCAAATTATTCtttctaaaattttcaaaagatatGTTCTTTGTAAAATttacaaaagaaataaattgaattcccttagaaaaaaatatttcattcgtcccaaaatataagcaaaaatgagtcaaacaAACATAAGAAAAATATGAGTCATGTTAACATGATGTGTTCTTAAGACACACGATAAGAtaactaaatataaaaatttagcatTTAATGTTATAagatatttaatgtttaaaaagttgaataaacaattttcaagaaaatattttcatatttatctccttaacatgtgcccttatgacacaagttaacattttccatagagtttaattgttgtgcaccgtcaatgtaattttttttttacacatacattcaatgacgcgttgccacatcatttaatgaatgtgacacatcatgtgtttttaatgaccatacatgatgtgtcgctatattattggacgcatgtgtaaaataactttacaccgacggtgcatataaattaaattcttatcgaaagagtttaattgttgtgcactgtcaatgtaatttttttttacacatacatccaatgacgcgttgccacatatcatttaatgaatgtgacacatcatgtgtttttaatgaccatacatgatgtgtcggtatattattggacgcatgtgcaaaacgGTGCACatcaaatatattcatttttgttaACTAGTTTTTACTTATATTCTGGAAAATTGCTCACAATATTCTCACCATCCAAATATTAAGTTCAAATATTATGTTACCAACGAATATATTCTGAAAAACCGTCCACTTCCACCAGTAATACGGAGCTAGAACCAACGACGACTCATGTTCCAAGACTCCACATTTATGACTTAAACTATTCAATCAAGTATTCAATTCTTCATCAATTCTATAAAACTCTCCTTTTTCCATTAGAGATTCTCACAACAACAATCCAATGAAGTCCCTTCAGAATCGTTTCAAGGCACTCATCCAAAAAGTGGTTGAAGTTCCAAAACACTTTCTTTTttcaaccaaaacaaaacaacttctAATCCTCGACCGATTttacttcaacaacaacaatgttTGTGGTCACCACCTATTTCTCCTCGAcctcaaaacaaaacaactcaAAGAGCTTCATATTCCAAGAGTCACAAATTCTGACATGGGTTATAAGATCATAGCTTCATGCAATGGTTTACTTTGCATTTCTCATTATTCCTTAGATCATGAATCTACCATTTTCCTATGGAATCCaaccacaaaacaaacaaaaagaatCATTCAACAACCACCTTTGCTTTTGCCACCAAATTGTCTTATAGGCTTTTATGAAAGTAATGATTTTTATGTTGTAAGGTTTCACTCTTTTGAAGTTACAAAAAGTGATTCTCTTGGCAAAAAAGCTTATGCTATTCGAGGCGAAAAGTACTCTTTGAGTAAAGGGCTGTGGAGAAAAATAAAGGGTTGtgatcaaaatttgattttgaagggtcatttgttttggaCTGAGAACACTGTCACAGTTAAAGAAACTTTGTTTTGGATTGCTATGGAGGTAAATGAAAAGGTTAGTCATGAAATGATTATCTCTTTCGATTCGTGTAACGATGTTATTAGCAAGATTGAGATGCCGATTAATTCGTCTAAGGATTGTGTTGAAGTTTATAAGAAACTTGTAATGTATAATCATAAGGGTGATTCTTGTGTTGGTTTGATTATTTGCTTAGAGAGTAAGAATATGGAACAATGGCTATATTTATGGGTTTTGTGTAATGAATATGAAGGTGTTGAGTATTGGATTAAGGTACAAACTATTGGTATGTTTTCGACATTAGAGCGTCCGATTGGTGTTTGGAAAAATGAGGTTCTTATGGCTACGAAAAAAAGGATGCATAGTATTCGTGGAACTGTTGCTTTGCTTCCTGAAGATGATATTGGTGCGGAGTTTTCATATAACCTTTTGAGTTATGAAGAGAGGTACTTTCCTTTACATGATGTGGAGGAAATTGATTATTTTGAAAGTGGAGGATTTATGTTTATATGATACTCCTATGCTTATTAAAAGCAATATCAACAAATTAAGCATTAATGTTAACACAATGAATATGGCGGAAAACAATCCTATTTTGAGTAGAAAATGTGTTCTTGCTGTTagatttttgtttatgtttttcaatGTAGTTTATGTCGAGGTATTGTTATGTTTGAAAATCATGATAAAACTATAGCTACTTTTCAAAATGATTACATTAAACAATAACTTGAGTTTTGGAAAATGTATAAACTGTGcctattgaaaacaaaattcttAATGAAAATTAAACTCATTTACAATCCAATTACCAAACAACCATTTACAAATTAAACTCATTTACAATCCAGTTATACCAAACAACCATTTACAATCCCATAAGTGAATGCATGAAATTAAACCTGAAAAATTAGGCTAAAAGCCAAAAGTTTCTGTGAGTTTTTGTATTGAGAACATAGCCTCCATTAGCTTTTCTTTGAACCGCAACACATGTGCATGTGCCCGGGGTGTTATGAATCAAATACTCGGCCGTGTCTATCATTTTCGCCCCTTTCAAAGATCCTCCTGAAGGTCGCTTGTATCTGCACATTCAAATTCGAAACTCAAAAtctaatatatatgtatatattttcttcgattttaaataaatatatatataaaaaaagtgcATTACGTGTTTAATTACGTGCTTACCCTCCTAATAATGTTGAAGAAAGGGTGCGTTTTTGGCCTATAACTACAACATCAACCTCTTTGGTATGTAAAAGAATAGTATTAGCTCTATCTTTTCCATTCTCCGTTTCCACCTTCATAACGCGAACTTTCAATTTAGGTTGAGAAACTTTACAAGCATTCTTCatttcttcaagaaaatcaATTACGGTCACACCCTCCGCACCAGAACCTCCTCCAGCACCTCCTCCTGCACCTCCGCCTCCAATGTCACCTAACGACGCGGTCGCTGATGTTCCTAATGAAGGCATTTTAAGGAAAGTTGAAAGTGTATTGCGCCATGATGGTATAGTGTCAATAACATGCAATAGAATCAATTCATCTTGTTCCATTACAGCATGACAAAGTGCATATTGAAGTGCTCCagctgattcacgtgttggatCAGCCACAACCAATACCTTACGTGATGTATTTGTTGCGTGTGGATTCCTATTACTACCATTACCACTtgccattaattaattaatcatacaCCAATACACACAAAATGGGAGTAATATGAAACAATTTTTAAGGctcattttttttgtgtaattGAAGAGAATAATATTTCCATACTACAATTGTACAACAGCTAATATaaattgtttgttttacttttgtgattcacaattttgttttgtttttacacCTTACTATGTTTAGGCTATATATGTTGATACACCTTCCTTGAGACTCGGTCAAATGCCAACTTAATTTATACCTCTAATTGTGATCATATATATACaacaatacatatatatatatatatatatatatatatatatatatatatatatatatatatatatatatatatatagggggctgctaatttagacccagttgggtctaaattagcaaggtgcaccttttgagttggacaaaaataccctttctttttttttttaaaaaaaaaaaaaaacatattggcgctgatccagtgtcgcgcgcctaccgcaggaccaccgttacagaccgttgatttccatcagacggccaatagatgatctcatcatggctgtcggatcaatcagacagtccagatcatccatctccatgataagccagcgcgtgcaccacactagatctgcgcctggagagagaaaatttcattttaaaaaagcaggacacgtgtcaactgctgggtggttggcgtgttttttttttcatttaatactttaaactcaattatttcgttgtaaattaattttttatttttttatttttataccaaaattcataatttttttttgtctacaaatagagacttggttcgtttgatttggacacaaaaaaaaaaactcaatttttcactacctttaattatctttatataatactgtgaaaccatttagctggtagaatggtttcacagtataactctctgaaaccattttactagtagaatggtttcagtgagtaatttcttaattgtttgcttctgaaaccattctgaaaccatttagctggtacaatggtttcagagcgttgtactttgaaaccatttcactgatagaatggtttcaggggagttgatttttaattgtttgcttctgaaaccattttactgctagaatggtttcacagtataactctctgaaaccattcttccagctaaatggtttcagaagcaaacaatagtttttaattaccgttttatctcatttaattaacgaaaaatagtttcaggtctcaaaaaatttcataaaatataccaaaagttccagaatattatctaatattttattagaaacaaataaaaaaacaattggtttcagagtacaaatctatgaaattattattattatttgttaaatggttttaaataatcagcggaatttgtgaaaataatttcatgacttgaactagggagagtgaggtacacaagagggttctaaataattcatagtactttacataaaattttggaaattttttatggaattataatatttttaattacctttttactcatttaattaactaaaaatagtttcgggtctccaaaaatttcatacaatataccaaaatttccagaatattatctactattttattatgaaaaaataaaaaaaaatagagcctccctgaggccgcacgcgcctccacgcgccgccggtgagagtgggcgtgggcgacgcgcactgttcatcgtccctcccacccgttttatgcagaaacgggtcgtgcgacccggtttttgacccggttcgatctccctcaatactcaacgaaactcgacgttccttatatgaattttgatcgtttttcaattttacaaaggtttccggtattagtttttgaaatcggcgttcgattcgcacgtaaaatgaggtcgaaatttggaagaaatttaaaaaatgtaatagttgttctattgtttcaaaaaaaaaaaaagggtatttttaggatgcaaattacatacatgccccagttgctctattgtttcaaaaaaaaaaaaaatgggtatttttgtccaactcaaaaggtgcaccttgctaacttagacctaactagggtctaagttagaaaaccccatatatatatatatataatttgtgtctggaatcactttttttttaaaaaaaatcatttttctcttgtaatttttttttcgtacATTTTTTCTCTTGTAATTATATTACTAATTAACATTAATCACTCGATAACAAATGTTCTCTTGTTCCGATAAACATAACTTAGTTGGTAAAGACATTGCATGCAATATGCAGACCCGATATTCAAACTTTGGTACTCCcaattattcactttaaaaggtaaaattaaaaattttaatcaCTATGCTAGTATTTGATAATAAAAGAAAGGTTTAATCGtagttttggtcccctatttttatcattttgcaGATTTAGCCTCctaatttaaaatatgacaGTTTTGGTTCCATGTCATAATTTTTAACTGTAAATTGACGATGTGATATGTTATAAACAACGTGATATATAATCTGATGATGAGAAAGTACCAACATCGATAAAATTGTAAGAAAATTTTTTCGTaaagttaatttaaaatatgttgtatcatcatattttagacaaaatatatACGGTTGGAGAACCAAACTGACAAATTTTATAACATGCCTTCGAAATTCGGCAAAGATGAACAGAAGAGACTTCGGTGGAAGTGATGAGCTGTACTTGTTACCTGTTGCAAGAGAAAATGGAGAATTGAAGTGAACTAAATCATGTGAACTAATAATTAACGTAGATTGTGGATTCCATAGTTATTACATTCCTTATTCATAATTCATTAATTTGGTATGATAATTGCGAGTTGCCCCAAGATTAATGCTCGAATATATTACGtagtagtaaaaaaatataatcaaaatcgATTATGTGATGCGAATAGTACACAGTTCGATTCCCCGCAAATATGATTGAAAAGAAATTGTAATCACTTTATGTCAGAATTGACatccgaatcagattaaactgatgataaaagttaaaattaaatatgacaCTTATTTTAATACGAAGGAAGTAATTTTCACTAATCTAGTTTGGATATGCcaatgattattattttttttcaacttttaactaatttatttgcttaataaaatattcttcaaaaaatagaaattatcgaaatttgatgtaaaattcaaaaaatattaaataacttttttaatgtAAACATCTAAATTATCATTTTGCTAATAAACTTTTCACCTTACccaaaaaatagataaaattatataagtagttttttaacttaatttcaagtaataatttgatcatttatcatttttttttccacatcaTTTTAGTCCTTATTAACCCTTtatagatgattttttttttaagtttaaagcATATGGTTTTTTATATGGCATAACAAAATTTATGATtaagaatgaaaagaaaaaaactagatttaaatttatatccaatttattttctttctaaaatatcataaaataaaaaaaaggaatatttataaaaatatttttttgcctTTTTGTTTGTTGGTGGTATTTGATTGACTCAACTCAACGCAAcccattcattcattccaacTCAACGCAACATCTTGTTCATTTTTCTCTGATTCCTATATCTTCTCCTCCGCTTCTTCCTCCGAtcactctcttctctctttcaaCTATGGTTagtttcttctctttctctttctctttctaaatgcatattcaattttcattttttacttttcattcTGTTTACTTTATCATTTACTTTCAGATCTGATTTTGATCTCAATTTCACTTTACTTTGTAGCATCGCATCATTATCTTTGATCTTATCTCATCACAGTTAGATGCGTTATCTGATCATGATGTTGATCATgttggaacaatttttttaagcaaacttaattattttgttactTTCATTATGGTTTTCCCCTAATTTCAACCTGATGATGAAAAATCAATGCTTATTATTGCTCTAATCACTGATTATGGACTGTATTATGtgtgattttcatttttattactatAACGTTATATTAATACAAggccttttaatttttttaaatcataaaAGGTTATTATAAGTTTTAGGGCTTGTTTGAATTAacgatttaattttaattaagtacttagggcctgtttggatatTATATTATAGCACAAACATTTATCATGATAACCACTTATGTATAAACGGACATAAACTATTTTATagctaaagaaaaaataaagataagttgtttttattcatGCTATgagttgtttttataagctatattggagaacttattaaaataagctaattttttttataacaattgttataagttgttttcataagttcttccgaacagtctcacaaaacttatggtATGgtagtagataaactcaaataaccTAATCCAAATAGGTCCAGTTAATAAGCTATTTGATTGAGTTTGATTAAGTGCTTACTTATAAGCTATTATGGGGAGAAATGAGCTgataaaaacttatggatatggcataagttatttttatggtataaaaacatttttataaatcTTATGTAATGAGGTAAGTAAGCTGAAATAAGCTCTTGTTTAATGCTGATAGTTTGGTGTCTGTTTAAAAAAATGGGAGAAATCTATGGGGTAATATTTGTATGAAAACCTCACCATTTTGAAGGGGATAGGAATCGTAGGATATCAAATAAGTTCCAAGTTTTATCATGTTTTCTCTCgatctttgtttttgtttttgtttaccCTCTCTCCAAGGATTCTTTgctaacatttatttatttatttattcgaACCAAGCTGTTTTGGATGACCATTATGTGTGTGCAATCTTCCAGGCAAATGCTGCATCGGGTATGGCAGTCCATGATGACTGCAAGTTAAGGTTTATGGAGCTCAAGGCAAAAAGGACACACAGGTTCATAATTTACAAGATCGACGAGATTCTGAAACAAGTCACTGTGGAGCAGCTTGGTGAGCCTACCCAAGGCTATGAAGATTTTGCTGCTTTCCTTCCTGACAATGAGTGTCGCTATGCTGTTTATGATTTTGAGTTTCTGACAGAAGGCAATGTTCCCAAAAGCAGGATTTTCTTCGTTGGATGGTGATGTTCTGTTTAGTTTTACCAGTTATTGTTGTAGCATTGGTATTAATTTTTATCtaaacattttaatttcttttgaagGTCTCCCGACACAGCAAAGGTTAGAAGCAAGATGATTTATGCAAGCTCCAAGGATAGGTTCAAGAGAGAGCTGGACGGTATTCAAATAGAGTTGCAAGCAACTGATCCCACTGAGATCGGTCTTGATGTGTTCAAAAGCCGTGCAAATTAAATGATCTCCAAGAGAGTCCTATGTGCTGGGGTGAGCCCCCTAATGCTTTGTTACTTCTATAAAAATTTCTAGTTTGTCGAATGGTCATATTATCTCATGGTTTATGAATTATGCCTCTGTTATATTGGAGTGGCATTTTAGTCCTATGCTTATCAGTTGAATTTGTAACTGTTTTGTGTGATGATTAAACAAAAAATGGGGTCCTGTTTTACTTCAAAAAAGGTTATGATATCCTTTTTTTGTAGATAGGATAGGAAAAGAAAGCCCACCTGTTACTTAcaacaattatttttgtttggtgTTATGATATCCTATTATAttggtttattatttttttcattatatttgGTTGGTTATTATTCTTCAATGTTTTACAAGACTAGCGTTAGCTTGTGGAAGATTGCTTTTCCATCATCTCATttgcttttaaattttaattataaggACGATGTTGTCTGAATTTAAGGACCCTAAAAAAGGTCTCAAGATTTCAAGTTCTATTATAATGTAGGTGGTTTATATTTATAACCAAGCTTTATGATATGCGTGTTTTTACAAAGGAGGAAAGGTGAAGTGTCCTTTCATAGGTTTATCTAGATTTAATTGTACAAACCTTCCATCATAATATTCTTGGGCCGTTGATCCTTATCTGCTTAAGGATGGCCCTAGACTCCAAATCTTCCATAGCCATACAACTCTCAGAATCTGAAACAACTTCAAAGATAGTGTCTTATAGAACAACTCTTCCCAATTTTGCCTCAGATTTAACTTTGTTGTCGAGAAGCAAAATGTGTCCCTTGCTAGCTACTAGTCTACTACAACCATTGTCAACTTATCATCATGTAAAATTGCTTACcaaaagtgttttttttcccCACTACGACACATAAGTAcaggtaaaaaaaatcaaggtgCTGGTACGTCTATAAAAAGTAGGAgagttttattatataatgtaaCATGAGAGAGCTAAACATAAGCTTAAATACATAAACTATATTATTTCACAAGTACCACAAGTACCACACGCGCGTACCTGGTACTgatatttttcatgaatagGCTTTATTATCCTCTTTTGGTAAAACTACTACTGttgaaaaaacataaaactatACCCAATTGTCACAGGACAAAAGCTTTATTTAATATTTCACAACAGCCATATATACATATAGAAAATTTTCAACCAAATATACATATAGAAAATTTTCACCAAATTAAACTATTTAAAATCATATCATTTGAAGTACACCATTCATTTATTTACTAGTAAACAAAAGCTTAGGGGTGAGGCACTCTACTTATTCCAAGATCAATGCTAACCACCAAGCTCGGGGAAGATTTAAAATAAGTTCACAAAGTGTGTTATCATATCTCATATGTCATTCCAATTTTGAGAAGTCTTGAACGTGGGAATGCCATTAAGTTTTCTCCTTGCCTAATGTTTCTCCTCAAGAAATTGTAAATATGATTTACAACTATCTTCTTAAGTATGGATGAGTTAGGCTCCGCCACCACTTCTGCTTCTCCGAGCATATACACCACATTTTTCTCCATTTCTCTCTGAACAAAGGATATCTCCTCTTCCACTCCCTGCAGATTTTGATTAGAGATTATACTAATTATTCCATATGAATGAATAGAATCTGATGAAGTACTAGACACATCAACCCCTTGATTTGAAGAAGTTGATGTTGGCACTATTCTATTGGAAGGATCTTTCCCATCCTTCACAAAATTGTCACTGTTTGTTTGTTTAACATCAAATTCTTCTCCCTCAATTAAACTAGTAACATTTTGATCGCGAATAAATTCTTTTAGTTGTTCTATCAGTTGTTGCTCAAATTCGTTTGGTTCTCCAATCACATCGTTATAGCCATACCTCACAACACAGCGGAAAATTCTGTCCTCTTTTGGTTGAATTTGTCCGAAAAGAAATTTTTCATCTAAGCCAACTTTGCTTATAGGAATGGACTTCACGGAAACAAACACTACTACAGCATGAATGTGGGATATGTTGGAAATAACATGAGCAAATATTGGTGGAACTCCTTCAACTAGTTCTG
This portion of the Trifolium pratense cultivar HEN17-A07 linkage group LG3, ARS_RC_1.1, whole genome shotgun sequence genome encodes:
- the LOC123917831 gene encoding actin-depolymerizing factor 1-like, producing the protein MANAASGMAVHDDCKLRFMELKAKRTHRFIIYKIDEILKQVTVEQLGEPTQGYEDFAAFLPDNECRYAVYDFEFLTEGNVPKSRIFFVGWSPDTAKVRSKMIYASSKDRFKRELDGIQIELQATDPTEIGLDVFKSRAN
- the LOC123917828 gene encoding F-box/kelch-repeat protein At3g23880-like, producing MKSLQNRFKALIQKVVEVPKHFLFSTKTKQLLILDRFYFNNNNVCGHHLFLLDLKTKQLKELHIPRVTNSDMGYKIIASCNGLLCISHYSLDHESTIFLWNPTTKQTKRIIQQPPLLLPPNCLIGFYESNDFYVVRFHSFEVTKSDSLGKKAYAIRGEKYSLSKGLWRKIKGCDQNLILKGHLFWTENTVTVKETLFWIAMEVNEKVSHEMIISFDSCNDVISKIEMPINSSKDCVEVYKKLVMYNHKGDSCVGLIICLESKNMEQWLYLWVLCNEYEGVEYWIKVQTIGMFSTLERPIGVWKNEVLMATKKRMHSIRGTVALLPEDDIGAEFSYNLLSYEERYFPLHDVEEIDYFESGGFMFI
- the LOC123914559 gene encoding probable inactive poly [ADP-ribose] polymerase SRO2, with translation MNIVEVEEESGEYQYVKKGFLKGMGFMMHATNIIAIHKNNVSSNLTKQARLDSFHIFSKAVSIKCGGDANVRFAWYGGSLDELIDIVSFGFTGCNIHVDEDNDGESHGVGVSLSSTNFSIDSAMSSVEDENGLRHVLLCRVILGKVENVPADSKQSQPSCENYDTGVDDISSPTKHIIWTAFMNSYIHPDYILSFKYNYITDAGVFGTVKPRSEYVLFPNLVAKVSNHLKPSQMSLLLKSYRIYQEQKITRELWIKKVRKIVGDRLLHSVISGGDVHPII
- the LOC123917829 gene encoding uncharacterized protein LOC123917829, which gives rise to MASGNGSNRNPHATNTSRKVLVVADPTRESAGALQYALCHAVMEQDELILLHVIDTIPSWRNTLSTFLKMPSLGTSATASLGDIGGGGAGGGAGGGSGAEGVTVIDFLEEMKNACKVSQPKLKVRVMKVETENGKDRANTILLHTKEVDVVVIGQKRTLSSTLLGGYKRPSGGSLKGAKMIDTAEYLIHNTPGTCTCVAVQRKANGGYVLNTKTHRNFWLLA